In Phragmites australis chromosome 18, lpPhrAust1.1, whole genome shotgun sequence, the genomic window GCAATCTGCTCCTCACGGGCATCCTGAGCCGTCGCCGTGATCTCGATGTTAGTCTCGcggatcgcgacctcctcctcctgacgaaGGACTTCGGCGCGACCACACTCGAGCTCAACGCTCTGGCAGGCTAAGTCCGCCTGGGCAGACTGCGCAGACTTCTCGCGCTTGCCGACAGCCTCCTCCCGAGCCAGGACCAGTCGCTCCCGGGCGAGCAGCTCCGCAACCCGCCGCCGCGATGCCTTGTCGCGCTCGGTCGCCTGCCGCTCCATGCGGCAGGCCTGCTCCTGAGCGGCAACGGCCTCTTTTCGCACGTCCTCCAatgcctcccgctcctcggccaccgcgcGCATCGAACTCTCGTGGGttgcgcgggccgaggcgataCGGGCCTCCAAGAGCTTGCCGACCTCTTCCagccgccccctctcttcaACGAGGGCGGCGCGGTCCTTGTTGAGCTCAGCTCGCTCTGCCGCCACGGCCGCTTCCAGCCGCTTCTGAGCACATCCGGGAGAGGTTCTGGGGCCTGGCTTGACGgcggccgggtgctgggtcccctacgagccctctctgtagaggcgctcggggtccccgatgaCTGCCAcgccggcgccgccctcgcTGCAACCATATCCACCGCGGCCACTTGCTCCGCCCTTGGAATGCTCGGGGCGGGCCGCCGTCCTCGGCTCAAGGCAGGGCAGCGCCCTCGGCTCCGGGTCTACTGGTGCGCCCGGCTCTGGGGCGGGCGCACTCGGCCTAGGAGCGGGAGCCAGCCTTGGCTCCTCTAGCCTCCGGcggggtccttgggcggcctaaaaacaaaaaagggtTAGTACCCCAAACCAGCATCCGGGCAAAACATGCTCGGGACAAGGAAAGAGCTTACGTGGACTTCGATCCACGGTACTATCACCGGGACTCGGGGATTCTAAAGTccgggccctgcggcttcggccCGGGATCcgcctttctcctcttcggcggggggcttGGCCCCCGAGCCGTTGAGGGGCTGCCGTGGAGCCTGCCTCTGGCGGCGGGTCGGCTCGGGCGCCTGCTATTTCGCCGCCGGTCCAGCCCTGGTCCTCGAGCTACCGCACCCTGGACCTGGCCTCTGCCCCGGACTCCATGCCCGATTATTGGCCGCCTCGACAGCCCTCCTTCGCGTCGCCCGCCGCCGGCCGTTGTCGTGGAGGTGACAACTTCAACGAGGATGTCGGCTGGGGCTCGAACGACCGGGGGCGtttccctttgtcccccgggGCCTCCGCTCTGCTACCGGTGGCGCCCCTGCCGCCGGCCTGATGGTTGCTGCCTGCAGCGTCTCTACGGCCGGCCTGCCGCCGGCCTGTGGCCTGCCGCCCGTGGCATCCCTGCAGCCGGTCCGCTGCGCGCCACCTACCTCTTCATCCACACTGGGGATTTgaatagtcccggggttccggcgccccttGCGGTCCACTAAACCCTGGGCGTTGAACtccggcagcgtcgcttgcagtgccacccggcccgggtccgcgcagagcgccagctgcTCTCGGGGCAGGACCACCCGGGTGAGGTCTTCGATGCCAGTCACCACCCTTAGCAGGGTCACCACCGCTCCCTCCTCTAGGTTCCCATCCTCGAcgatgtgggtcctcgtgatgtcgttcggacccgtgtacatccaggagGGGCGGGCCCGCTCCTGCAGGGGATCGCAGACGGCGGCGCAAGTGgtcggccaccaccatcaccgaggttaGCCCTGCCCGGTGCAGatcgtcgatgcggttcagcaccgggtGCATGCGCTCATCCTCTGCCAgggccacctcccaggtcggcctgtggggctccgTCGCCGTCTCCGGTAGCGTGAGGCGatcatgggggctgacgtcgacgtagacccagtcgcggtgccagtcctcccacttgctccgcaacACTTGCAGAATGTACAGCTCGGCGAGCCCGTCCCTCAGccgaaagttgcagcagccggcgacatcCACGCCGGAggatcctctcttcttcctggctGCTCGTAGGACGAAAGAAGTGCCGGAATAAggccaccgacggtggcactcccacgaacatctcgcagaagtgcgcaAAGATGGCCAggatgaccaccgagttcgga contains:
- the LOC133898686 gene encoding uncharacterized protein LOC133898686; amino-acid sequence: MLSESRIVNEEGAKKVRKLMVPDGQREASVVSPASFPPTTDWPVRIAAQGPRRRLEEPRLAPAPRPSAPAPEPGAPVDPEPRALPCLEPRTAARPEHSKGGASGRGGYGCSEGGAGVAKRLEAAVAAERAELNKDRAALVEERGRLEEVGKLLEARIASARATHESSMRAVAEEREALEDVRKEAVAAQEQACRMERQATERDKASRRRVAELLARERLVLAREEAVGKREKSAQSAQADLACQSVELECGRAEVLRQEEEVAIRETNIEITATAQDAREEQIALREAEAALVSSALTAREEQVAKREAELAAREQAITALAEQVKRAQAEVLATSGCPNQRSRGYQP